A window of Streptomyces sp. NBC_01689 genomic DNA:
GCCGCCCGTGACGGCCGTCGGACCCGACAGCACTCCGTGGACGAGGCCCGCCGGGGCTCCGTCGTTGCCCGAGACCGTGGTCCCGAAGAGGCCGCTCTCGGCGAAGTTCCAGCCGAAGTGGAGGCCGATCGGCAGCCAGAGGGTACGGGTGGCCGCGTAGGCCGCGCCGAGCATCAGGCCGGCCTCCACCGCGATGGCCAGCGCACCCCAGACCGTGGCCCCGGAGTTGACCAGGTGCAGGCCGCCGAAGAGCAGAGCGGTGATGGCCAGCACCCCTCTTGTGCCGACGAGTTGTTCGACCAGGCGGAAGACGATCGCGCGGAAGAGCAGTTCCTCGACGACCGCGACCCCCGCCATCGTCCCGAGCACGGCGATCGCTCCGCCGACCGAGACGCCGCCCTTCGTGCCGTATCCGCCGAACAGGGCGATCAGCGCGATCGTCGCGCTGAACAGGAGCAGTCCCGCGAGGGTGCCGGTCCGCAGTCCGGAGACGGTGGTCGTCGGGTCCAGTTCGGGCAGGCCGCGTCTCTCCACCGCCCGTACGGCCACGGCGTACGCCTTCAGCGCCCCCACCGCCACGACGGCGCCCGCGATCAGCGACAGGAACGGGTTGGTCCCGGCGACGGCCCGCACTCCGGCGGCCAGGGCCGTCACCATCAGGAACAGCACCACCATCACCGCGAGCCGTCCGCCCGTGGACCTCGGCGGCCGGATGTTCCTGAACGGCGTGCGCGACCTGAGCGGACTCTGCGTCATGGCGTTTCCTCATCTGCTTCACCGCGGCCCGGCCGCCGCGGTGTCGAGGTCAGGAACGCTACGAGTGGGTACCGGCGTGGGGCGTCGCCCCGGGGTGGACAGTCGCGTGTGGCTCGCTCGGGGGACACTCGCGTCCGCCGCCGACAGGCTGGAGGTCAGCCGTCGGCGGTGACCAGGCCAACCCGGTGGGCGAGGACGACCGCCTGGACGCGGTCGCGCAGGTCGAGCTTGGTCAGGATGCGCGACACGTACGTCTTGACCGTCTCGCGGCTGATGACCATCCGGTCGGCGATCTCGGCGTTCGACAGTCCCTCCGCGATGAGCCGCAGCACCTCCGTCTCGCGGGGCGCGAGGACCGACAGCGCCTCGGCCGCGGCGGTGGTCCGGCGCGGGCTACGGATACGGTCGGCGAACCTGCCGACGAGCTGTCTGGTGACGGCGGGCGCCAGCAGCGACTCCCCCGCTGCGATCGTGCGGATCCCGTGCACCAGATCGCGCGGGGGCGCGTCCTTGAGCAGAAAGCCGCTGGCCCCGGCGCGCAGCGCCTCGTACACGTACTCGTCGAGGTTGAAGGTGGTGACCACCAGGACCTTCACGGGGGCGACG
This region includes:
- a CDS encoding CPBP family intramembrane glutamic endopeptidase, with the protein product MTQSPLRSRTPFRNIRPPRSTGGRLAVMVVLFLMVTALAAGVRAVAGTNPFLSLIAGAVVAVGALKAYAVAVRAVERRGLPELDPTTTVSGLRTGTLAGLLLFSATIALIALFGGYGTKGGVSVGGAIAVLGTMAGVAVVEELLFRAIVFRLVEQLVGTRGVLAITALLFGGLHLVNSGATVWGALAIAVEAGLMLGAAYAATRTLWLPIGLHFGWNFAESGLFGTTVSGNDGAPAGLVHGVLSGPTAVTGGTFGPEASIFAILVCAVPTLVFLRTAKRRGHLHTRAELKAATGTATGTDTEATTGP
- a CDS encoding response regulator, which encodes MTAVDAPIRVLVCEDQELVRTGYVTIFGAQPDLDVVGEAADGRTAVDSARRLRPDVAVMDIRMPVLDGIEATRLLAGPDVVAPVKVLVVTTFNLDEYVYEALRAGASGFLLKDAPPRDLVHGIRTIAAGESLLAPAVTRQLVGRFADRIRSPRRTTAAAEALSVLAPRETEVLRLIAEGLSNAEIADRMVISRETVKTYVSRILTKLDLRDRVQAVVLAHRVGLVTADG